A window of the Parabacteroides merdae ATCC 43184 genome harbors these coding sequences:
- the rpsK gene encoding 30S ribosomal protein S11: MAKKTVAAKKRNVKVDAYGQAHIHSSFNNIIVSLANSEGQVISWSSAGKMGFRSSKKNTPYAAQMAAQDCAKVAYDLGLRKVKVFVKGPGNGRESAIRTIHGAGIEVTEIVDVTPLPHNGCRPPKKRRV, translated from the coding sequence ATGGCAAAGAAAACAGTCGCAGCAAAGAAGAGAAACGTAAAAGTTGACGCTTACGGTCAAGCTCATATTCATTCTTCTTTTAACAACATTATTGTATCTCTTGCTAATAGCGAAGGTCAGGTAATCAGTTGGTCTTCTGCTGGTAAGATGGGATTCAGAAGTTCTAAAAAGAACACTCCGTATGCAGCCCAGATGGCAGCTCAGGATTGTGCAAAAGTAGCTTACGATCTTGGTTTGAGAAAAGTAAAAGTATTCGTAAAGGGACCGGGTAACGGACGTGAGTCTGCTATCAGAACTATCCACGGTGCAGGTATTGAAGTAACGGAAATCGTAGACGTTACTCCGCTTCCTCACAATGGTTGTCGTCCTCCGAAAAAGAGAAGAGTATAA
- the rpsM gene encoding 30S ribosomal protein S13: protein MAIRIVGVDLPQNKRGEIALTYIYGIGRSASKSILDKAGIDRDIKVKDWTDDQAAKVREVIGAEYKVEGDLRSEVQLNIKRLMDIGCYRGVRHRIGLPLRGQSTKNNARTRKGKKKTVANKKKATK from the coding sequence ATGGCTATAAGAATAGTTGGTGTAGACTTGCCACAAAATAAAAGAGGAGAAATTGCCTTGACCTATATTTATGGTATTGGTCGTAGCGCTTCAAAATCCATTTTAGACAAAGCAGGGATCGATCGTGATATCAAAGTAAAAGACTGGACAGACGATCAAGCTGCAAAAGTACGTGAAGTCATTGGCGCTGAATATAAGGTGGAAGGTGACCTTCGTTCAGAAGTTCAGCTGAACATCAAGCGTCTGATGGATATCGGATGTTACAGGGGTGTTCGTCACCGTATTGGTTTACCTTTGAGAGGCCAGAGCACAAAGAACAATGCTCGTACTCGTAAGGGTAAGAAGAAAACTGTTGCAAATAAGAAAAAAGCTACTAAATAA
- the ykgO gene encoding type B 50S ribosomal protein L36: MKVRASLKKRTPECKIVRRKGRLYVINKKNPKYKQRQG; encoded by the coding sequence ATGAAAGTAAGAGCATCTTTAAAGAAGCGTACTCCCGAATGCAAAATCGTTAGAAGAAAGGGACGCTTATACGTAATTAACAAGAAAAATCCTAAGTATAAACAACGTCAAGGATAA
- the infA gene encoding translation initiation factor IF-1, translated as MAKQSAIEQDGVIVEALSNAMFRVELENGHEITAHISGKMRMHYIKILPGDKVRVEMSPYDLSKGRIAFRYK; from the coding sequence ATGGCTAAACAGTCAGCAATTGAACAAGATGGAGTTATAGTAGAAGCATTGTCGAACGCAATGTTTCGTGTAGAATTAGAGAACGGACATGAAATCACTGCTCATATCTCAGGGAAGATGCGCATGCACTACATAAAGATCCTTCCCGGTGATAAAGTAAGAGTTGAGATGTCTCCGTATGATCTATCGAAAGGTAGAATTGCTTTTAGATATAAATAA